One part of the Paroedura picta isolate Pp20150507F chromosome 5, Ppicta_v3.0, whole genome shotgun sequence genome encodes these proteins:
- the CYB5R3 gene encoding NADH-cytochrome b5 reductase 3 isoform X2: MGAQLSTEISHDTRRFRFALPSPEHILGLPIGQHIYLSARIDGNLVIRPYTPVSSDDDKGYVDLVIKVYFKGVNPKFPEGGKMSQYLEHLKTGDTIDFRGPSGLLVYKGKGAFAIRPDKKSEPVVKYAKHVGMIAGGTGITPMLQLIRAIVKDKEDPTICYLLFANQTEQDILLRPELEEIQAQHPDRFKLWYTLDRASEGWDYSRGFVNQEMLKDHMPPPAEDVLILMCGPPPMIQYACIPNLDKLGYPKEARFAY; encoded by the exons GAAATTAGCCACGATACAAGAAGATTTCGCTTTGCCCTACCAAGTCCAGAGCACATTCTAGGCCTTCCTATTG GGCAGCATATTTACCTTTCTGCAAGGATTGATGGGAATCTGGTAATCAGACCCTACACACCAGTCTCCAGCGATGATGACAAAGGTTATGTGGATCTTGTCATAAAG GTTTATTTCAAAGGGGTTAACCCAAAATTCCCTGAAGGAGGGAAAATGTCCCAGTACTTGGAACACTTAAAGACAGGGGACACAATTGATTTCCGTGGACCCAGTGGACTACTCGTGTACAAGGGAAAAG GAGCATTTGCCATTCGGCCAGACAAGAAGTCTGAACCAGTAGTTAAATATGCAAAGCACGTTGGGATGATCGCAGGCGGGACAG GGATTACGCCAATGCTGCAGCTCATCCGAGCTATTGTGAAAGACAAAGAAGATCCCACCATCTGTTACTTACTGTTTGCCAACCAG ACTGAGCAAGATATCTTGTTACGCCCAGAATTAGAAGAAATCCAGGCTCAGCATCCAGACCGCTTTAAGCTGTGGTACACGCTGGATAGAGCATCCGAAG GTTGGGACTACAGCCGAGGGTTTGTGAATCAAGAGATGCTCAAGGACCACATGCCTCCACCGGCAGAGGACGTTCTCATCCTGATGTGTGGCCCTCCTCCAATGATCCAGTATGCTTGCATTCCTAACCTAGATAAGCTGGGATACCCCAAGGAGGCAAGATTTGCGTACTAA
- the CYB5R3 gene encoding NADH-cytochrome b5 reductase 3 isoform X1 has translation MGAQLSTLGRIVVYPIWFVYSLIARLFGKSQPAITLENPDVKYPLRLIDKEEISHDTRRFRFALPSPEHILGLPIGQHIYLSARIDGNLVIRPYTPVSSDDDKGYVDLVIKVYFKGVNPKFPEGGKMSQYLEHLKTGDTIDFRGPSGLLVYKGKGAFAIRPDKKSEPVVKYAKHVGMIAGGTGITPMLQLIRAIVKDKEDPTICYLLFANQTEQDILLRPELEEIQAQHPDRFKLWYTLDRASEGWDYSRGFVNQEMLKDHMPPPAEDVLILMCGPPPMIQYACIPNLDKLGYPKEARFAY, from the exons TTAGGAAGAATTGTGGTCTATCCAATATGGTTTGTGTACAGTTTGATCGCCAGACTTTTTGGGAAGTCTCAGCCAGCCATTACCCTGGAGAATCCAGATGTGAAATACCCATTAAGGCTGATTGACAAAGAG GAAATTAGCCACGATACAAGAAGATTTCGCTTTGCCCTACCAAGTCCAGAGCACATTCTAGGCCTTCCTATTG GGCAGCATATTTACCTTTCTGCAAGGATTGATGGGAATCTGGTAATCAGACCCTACACACCAGTCTCCAGCGATGATGACAAAGGTTATGTGGATCTTGTCATAAAG GTTTATTTCAAAGGGGTTAACCCAAAATTCCCTGAAGGAGGGAAAATGTCCCAGTACTTGGAACACTTAAAGACAGGGGACACAATTGATTTCCGTGGACCCAGTGGACTACTCGTGTACAAGGGAAAAG GAGCATTTGCCATTCGGCCAGACAAGAAGTCTGAACCAGTAGTTAAATATGCAAAGCACGTTGGGATGATCGCAGGCGGGACAG GGATTACGCCAATGCTGCAGCTCATCCGAGCTATTGTGAAAGACAAAGAAGATCCCACCATCTGTTACTTACTGTTTGCCAACCAG ACTGAGCAAGATATCTTGTTACGCCCAGAATTAGAAGAAATCCAGGCTCAGCATCCAGACCGCTTTAAGCTGTGGTACACGCTGGATAGAGCATCCGAAG GTTGGGACTACAGCCGAGGGTTTGTGAATCAAGAGATGCTCAAGGACCACATGCCTCCACCGGCAGAGGACGTTCTCATCCTGATGTGTGGCCCTCCTCCAATGATCCAGTATGCTTGCATTCCTAACCTAGATAAGCTGGGATACCCCAAGGAGGCAAGATTTGCGTACTAA